Proteins found in one Limanda limanda chromosome 18, fLimLim1.1, whole genome shotgun sequence genomic segment:
- the LOC133024487 gene encoding transcription factor E2F6-like: MMNVFSQCLICSGLQGPEAGLENPPEPETSSAAQPQRKRSNRPDTSLVLLTHGFLELLLAAPGGSLDLRMVAASLKIRKRRVYDITNILDGVKLIQKESTNRVKWIGKVPISSFLRKNQQRFQKELENLKLVEDTLDGLIKSCAQQLFDMTDDPETSASAYVTLEDVGRLRVLQEKTLLVIKAPEETKLEIPAPKEDSIQVHLKAGKGPITVVTREMESMDAMTSDPGRTGSGFFLTLEESRVRTSTLHRVS, encoded by the exons atgatgaatgtgttcagtcagtgtttgatctgttctggtctccagggACCTGAGGCCGGTCTGGAGAATCCTCCGGAACCCGAGACCAGCAG cgCTGCCCAGCCACAGAGGAAGCGCTCGAACCGACCCG ACACGTCTCTGGTTCTGCTGACTCATGgtttcctggagctgctgctggcggCGCCCGGCGGCTCTCTGGACCTGCGGATGGTCGCCGCCAGCCTGAAGATCCGCAAGCGCCGCGTGTACGACATCACCAACATCCTGGACGGCGTCAAGCTCATCCAGAAGGAGTCGACCAACAGGGTCAAGTGGAT AGGGAAGGTTCCCATCTCCAGCTTCCTGAGGAAGAACCAGCAGCGGTtccagaaggagctggagaaccTGAAGCTGGTGGAGGACACGTTGGACGGCCTCATCAAGAGCTGCGCTCAGCAACTCTTCGACATGACCGACGACCCGGAGACCTCTGC GTCAGCCTACGTGACCCTGGAGGACGTGGGCCGGCTCCGGGTTCTGCAGGAGAAGACGCTGCTCGTCATCAAAGCTCCGGAGGAAACCAAGCTGGAGATTCCTGCGCCCAAAGAG GACAGTATCCAGGTCCACCTGAAGGCCGGGAAGGGTCCCATCACCGTGGTGACCCGTGAGATGGAATCAATGGACgccatgacctctgaccccgggCGGACGGGAAGCGGCTTCTTCTTAACGCTGGAGGAGAGTCGGGTCAGGACGAGCACTCTGCACAGAG TGTCTTGA
- the LOC133024390 gene encoding transcription factor E2F6-like: MVRCVVSGCPSRSTTVSPGICLRTRKRFFRFPEDQARVKVWLAALRETDKQDWAGQHVICEDHFLPEDISGDQVDSEAIPIMPPLDGALGLTSPWGGAETSEEEEEEEQWTTRGCEEEDEGAEAPPPAPPAPPLSQQGPEAGLENPPGPETSSAAQPQRKRSNRPDTSLVLLTHGFLELLLAAPGGSLDLRMVAASLNIRKRRVYDITNILDGVKLIQKESTNRVKWIGKVPISSFLRKNQQRFQKELENLKLVEDTLDGLIKSCAQQLFDMTDDPETSASAYVTLEDVGRLRVLQEKTLLVIKAPEETKLEIPAPKEDSIQVHLKAGKGPITVVTREMESMDAMTSDPGRTGSGFFLTLEESRVRTSTLHRVS, encoded by the exons ATGGTGAGGTGTGTGGTCTCCGGGTGTCCGAGCCGCTCGACCACCGTGTCCCCGGGAATCTGCCTCCGAACCCGGAAGAGGTTCTTCCGCTTCCCCGAGGACCAGGCGCGGGTCAAG GTCTGGCTGGCTGCGCTGAGGGAGACGGACAAGCAGGACTGGGCCGGGCAGCACGTGATCTGCGAGGACCACTTCCTGCCGGAGGACATCTCCGGGGACCAGGTGGACAGCGAGGCCATCCCCATCATGCCCCCCCTGGACGGAGCCCTGGGCCTGACCAGCCCCTGGGGGGGGGCCGAGAcctccgaggaggaggaggaggaggagcagtggacCACCCGAGGCtgcgaggaggaggatgaaggtgcagaagctcctcctcctgctcctcctgctcctcctctttcacagCAG ggACCTGAGGCCGGTCTGGAGAATCCTCCGGGACCCGAGACCAGCAG cgCTGCCCAGCCACAGAGGAAGCGCTCGAACCGACCCG ACACGTCTCTGGTTCTGCTGACTCATGgtttcctggagctgctgctggcggCGCCCGGCGGCTCTCTGGACCTGCGGATGGTCGCCGCCAGCCTGAATATCCGCAAGCGCCGCGTGTACGACATCACCAACATCCTGGACGGCGTCAAGCTCATCCAGAAGGAGTCGACCAACAGGGTCAAGTGGAT AGGGAAGGTTCCCATCTCCAGCTTCCTGAGGAAGAACCAGCAGCGGTtccagaaggagctggagaaccTGAAGCTGGTGGAGGACACGTTGGACGGCCTCATCAAGAGCTGCGCTCAGCAACTCTTCGACATGACCGACGACCCGGAGACCTCTGC GTCAGCCTACGTGACCCTGGAGGACGTGGGCCGGCTCCGGGTTCTGCAGGAGAAGACGCTGCTCGTCATCAAAGCTCCGGAGGAAACCAAGCTGGAGATTCCTGCGCCCAAAGAG GACAGTATCCAGGTCCACCTGAAGGCCGGGAAGGGTCCCATCACCGTGGTGACCCGTGAGATGGAATCAATGGACgccatgacctctgaccccgggCGGACGGGAAGCGGCTTCTTCTTAACGCTGGAGGAGAGTCGGGTCAGGACGAGCACTCTGCACAGAG TGTCTTGA